The Panicum virgatum strain AP13 chromosome 3N, P.virgatum_v5, whole genome shotgun sequence genome includes the window tttataaaaactaaattaaattagtattcggtccAACATTTTGGAGGTACAAGATACTTTATCCTAGTTACTTTATATCTTCACCATCGTAAGATTTTATCAGATGGACGGCTCCTATTTTTTCCAATCTTTGTAAAATTTCTCTAATTAATTACACTTTTGTGAGACCTACGTGGACACAATTCGTGACATGTACTTAGATGCGAGAAGCGCAATATATATCAATATATTGCCGCTACTGCGGAATGGCTGATGCTCCGGATGGGTAGTTGCGCGCGGAGCGACGCGCGCTAGCACACCGAGCCTTCTGCATCGTGCCCTCATGAGTCATGGCCCGGCGCAGATGCAGCGTTAGAGATTACATGGAGTGACAAGGCAAAGCACATTGAGGGCGATTATCACAAACCAATCGACATAGGGCGAAGGATGAGTTTTTTCTACATTCGCGTGTAGCTACTCTCACCATCAATATGTCATCATGCATATGTCTACATACTCATTTATTactttgagtatgttcatataTTAATTCTAAGATACTTTAAAGAGACATATACGAAAGATTTCAAAAGCATTCctattttttaatatattatGATTATATATTACTACtatatattaaaaataagtatgtTAATATACTCCATGCATAGTCACACATACTCAATGGATATACCATCATATATTGTCTAGTATAATCACATACTTCACATGCATACTTTTTGTTGGATCAAATATATTGCATCATGAAATATACATGCGGAAGTAACTATAAGCAAGTGTAGGACAGTCCCATGGCGAAGACCGATCGGATCTCCTCGGCCGCCGCATAGAGGAAGCTTGTGGCGCGCCCCAGCATATCTAGTATTCATACAGAGCGGGTTGGgctcaggaggaggccgggCACACAATACTATAAGCAGCAGCAAGCCGGTATTATTTGTAACAGCAGTGCACGTgaaacttcaaaagaaaaaaaacaataatTCACAAAAAGAAACTGCAAAATGACTAGCTTAGGCTCTGTTACATATCTGCCACGATCAGTGGCCAAAAATGTTCAATATTAGAAGCTTGACATGAGTTAAGAACTCGCCTCCTTTGCTTAGATGCGTAGTGTGGAACCCATGCTCCGAGTGTAATGCCATGTAGCAAAGCATCTCCATCCATACATTCATGATGATATCCCATCGATCATTTGCATCTTCGATCATAAGCAGCTCCCTTGACAAGTTGGTCCGTAGGGCTTAATACCTCATTCACAACCCTGGTGCCCCTTAACCCCGGTCCCCCGACATGTATCATGTCAGCTATACGCATGACAACAGAACGCTCGTCATCCAGGGCTCCTTCATAGTCTAGCAGACACTCCATAATGACATCCTTAATCAATTTGCAAGAAACGTGCCCATCATTGCCAGACAATATGCCATGCTTTTCACAAAGGTACATGACATACCTAGACAGTTGTCTGCTTGGGTCTCTGCATCTGCAGGATGGAGGAgcagagctgctgctgctgctgccaccgtCGTCGTCACTGTTGCTATGTTGTTTGAAGAAGCATATCTCCGTCACTATATGCCAGGTGAGGACGGAGAACATGAAACTTTCAGAATGCTTAGTGGTGTTGCTGATCAGCTCCTGCAGACGAGCTGCAGCTTCTGACGACGATTGCATTTTGCTCCGGATCTCCAGCTTTGACCATTGGCCAGTGAAATTGCTCATGTCCCACACATCATCTGAATAATCTGGATCATTCGGATGCGTTGTGCTTACAACCTGTAACAGTCTGTGTAGGACGAGCTTCTTCAGCTCATGAGAGACATCAACATGTGCCGTCGTTTTTCTGGGCTTCACCTGACATATGGCCATGAAACTAGCACCACCAgcatcatcttcttgcttccaTTGTATACACTCACCAATAAGGCTGTATTGGGCCAGCTTTTGTGACCACTGTGGCCTGCTCTCTGGATGGACATACCTGATAATCCTGAACATCACATCACTATATCTTTTCTTGTATATGCTCTTCTTTATTTCACCATCTGTCGTGTAATATGCACTGAATGGTGAGATGGCAATGCAAACAGAGACTATCTCCAGGATGGCAGCTCCACCTAGGAGTATGTAAGACACAATAATATCGGCTCTCTTGTAGTTTGGAAGAAGACTGCCCTTTAGATCATCCCAAGCAAACAGAAAGAGGGATGCAAAGGTGCACCCCAGTGTAACAAGCTTGGAGAGCCAACCATTCAGTAGTCCCCCCTTGAAATGCATTACTCCAAGCTTGGTGTAGAGAAACTCATAGGCAATCGAGAGCTGGATCTCAGTGAGCttgtagcaaacttggactcggTATTCCTTGGACAGGAGCCCTTCTAATGAATACCTGTATTTCAACCGTGTCATATGCATCAGGAAGGCCATGTAGAAACTGAACTCTGATTTAGCTGCCCATACCAGTCGTTGGTAGGTTGGCACCTCATTGATCATCCAATCGTGATCCCAATAACGGCCGCCCTGTTTCGCATTAAGTGTATATTCCTgtgccagccagccaacagtactGTCATGTGCTGTGTATTTGACAGCAAACCTGAGTGCCGATATTCTGCCGGCATACTTGATGGTCCCTGAGATGAACATGAGCACCATGGCAGCCAAGAGCTGCTTGTCGTCTCCCTGCCATTGCTTGCCAACCACATAGGCAGCCAACCCCACCTGGGTGGCAAAGTTCAGGAGGTGACGCTTCCACAGCATGTTGTCCTCCATGGAGAGgcctgtagcgaaaatggcctctcatacCATATTTCAATAAtattgttttggcgattgatgacacacacaacacttggactaatatgattgttaagatgatcattctcaggcttttaggttcaagtgatgacaaagagaagatagacaAAGTTAGGCCCGAAGGGAATCGAcgcacacaacacttggactaatatgattgttaagatggttgtcggaagaaccgacgccattgtattttggtgcagaagggaatcgaagccaagtcagcttataggcaccggatgaaccgatggttcaaaaagaggcatcggtgcattgggcatactatgttccagagatgatgtaaagtgcccagaagaagattcttcagcaccggatgaaccggtgatgtatcggagcaaagcaccggtgtaatgacgtcagtaaacagtgcgtcagaagctcaacggctacttcgggtccgagagtgaccggatgaaccgacgctaccccagccagaggcatcggttcatccgatgatacgcagattttctgctaaccgttggagcaacggctacaagacttggtggcctatatatacgcct containing:
- the LOC120666471 gene encoding uncharacterized protein LOC120666471 encodes the protein MEDNMLWKRHLLNFATQVGLAAYVVGKQWQGDDKQLLAAMVLMFISGTIKYAGRISALRFAVKYTAHDSTVGWLAQEYTLNAKQGGRYWDHDWMINEVPTYQRLVWAAKSEFSFYMAFLMHMTRLKYRYSLEGLLSKEYRVQVCYKLTEIQLSIAYEFLYTKLGVMHFKGGLLNGWLSKLVTLGCTFASLFLFAWDDLKGSLLPNYKRADIIVSYILLGGAAILEIVSVCIAISPFSAYYTTDGEIKKSIYKKRYSDVMFRIIRYVHPESRPQWSQKLAQYSLIGECIQWKQEDDAGGASFMAICQVKPRKTTAHVDVSHELKKLVLHRLLQVVSTTHPNDPDYSDDVWDMSNFTGQWSKLEIRSKMQSSSEAAARLQELISNTTKHSESFMFSVLTWHIVTEICFFKQHSNSDDDGGSSSSSSAPPSCRCRDPSRQLSRL